A region of Prochlorothrix hollandica PCC 9006 = CALU 1027 DNA encodes the following proteins:
- the cobA gene encoding uroporphyrinogen-III C-methyltransferase, with product MPSKDDHGMAQPIGKVYLVGAGPGDPGLLTLKGKTLLEAADVVVYDALVSEPILAMINPQADRIYGGKRSGRHSLSQTAITQLLIDQAQDHAVVVRLKGGDPFIFGRGGEEMAGLLAAGVPVEVVPGITAGVAAAAYAGIPLTHRGYSSSTTFVTGHEMAGKYRPQVNWQAIAQGSETIVVYMGIHNLTHITTQLQEAGLAATTPIALIRWGTRPQQEELVGTLGTIVAQVQDTGFSAPAIAVIGAVVQLQEQFRQCRPTVLGQLTSPSPELP from the coding sequence ATGCCCAGTAAAGACGATCATGGGATGGCACAGCCGATCGGAAAAGTCTATTTAGTCGGTGCAGGGCCAGGGGATCCGGGGTTGTTGACCTTAAAAGGTAAAACCCTGTTAGAAGCCGCCGACGTAGTGGTTTACGATGCCTTGGTCAGTGAGCCGATTTTGGCCATGATTAATCCCCAGGCCGATCGCATCTATGGGGGCAAGCGATCGGGACGGCACTCCTTATCCCAAACGGCCATTACCCAATTGCTCATTGACCAAGCCCAGGATCATGCCGTTGTTGTACGGCTTAAGGGGGGAGATCCCTTTATTTTTGGCCGTGGGGGCGAAGAAATGGCCGGATTACTGGCGGCAGGGGTGCCGGTGGAAGTGGTGCCGGGTATCACGGCAGGGGTTGCCGCCGCCGCCTACGCGGGTATTCCCCTCACCCACCGGGGCTATAGTTCTTCCACCACCTTTGTGACAGGCCATGAAATGGCCGGCAAATATCGGCCCCAGGTGAACTGGCAGGCGATCGCCCAGGGCAGTGAGACCATTGTGGTCTATATGGGGATCCATAACTTGACCCACATTACAACTCAACTACAGGAGGCTGGCCTAGCCGCCACGACCCCCATCGCCCTAATCCGTTGGGGCACCCGACCCCAGCAGGAAGAACTAGTGGGAACCCTAGGAACCATTGTCGCTCAGGTTCAGGACACCGGCTTTAGTGCCCCGGCGATCGCGGTCATCGGTGCCGTGGTGCAGCTTCAGGAGCAATTCCGCCAGTGTCGCCCCACGGTTTTGGGGCAACTTACCTCGCCTTCCCCAGAATTGCCCTAG